GTCGCCGAAGCCGACCGTGGTCAGGGTGACAATCGCCCAATAGATCCCTTTTGGAATGCTGGTGAAGCCGTGTTCCGGGCCTTCGATCACGTACATCAGCGTGCCGAACACCGTGACCAACGTGCAGACGCTGACCAGAAACACCACGATTTTCTGCTTGCTGCCGCGCAGCGCCGACATCAGGTAATTGGCTTGCTTGAGGTACGGGCTGAGTTTGAGCACGCGGAAAATCCGCAGCATGCGAATGATGCGGATAATCAGCAGATATTGCGCATCGCTGTAATACAGCGCAAGGATGCCGGGGACGATTGCGAGCAAATCCACCAGCCCGTAAAAGCTGAACGCATAGCGCAACGGCTTGGGCGAACAATAGAGCCGCAGAATGTATTCGCCGAGAAAGATCGCCGTGAAGCCCCACTCGATGTAGGCCAGCACATCGGCGTAATTACGGTGAACGCTGTCGATACTGTCGAGCATCACGATCACCAGACTGGCGAGGATGATCAACAGCAGGATGCCATCGAAGCGACGCCCGGCCGGGGTGTCGCTCTGGAAAATCATGACGAAAAGCCGTTCGCGCCAATTGTTGCTGCTGTCCATGAATAACGCCTGAATCGAAGATCAGCGCAGCCTAGGTTGATTCTCCCCGTGAGCGCAAGGCTCATGCGCAAGTGACGCTTTGCCGAGCATCTGGATGCCGGCGCGGATCAGCCAGCAAGCGAGAATGAACGGCGCGGTCAAGGTCGCGAGACCAATGGCTGCAAACAGCGGCGTGACCAGCAGTGCCAGCACGATACCGAGCAGCGGCAGCCACGGTTGTTGCCGTTGCGCGCTGAAGGCGAGTGCGGCGAGCACGGCGTTGTAACTGCCCAGCCCGAGCAGCGCGGCGGACATCTCGTGATGCAACAGACTGGAGCCCAGGCCGATCGCCGAAGCCAGCAGCGCCCAACAGAAAGCACGACGATCAGCGATCAGCAAACCGCAGGCAATCAGCGCTCCGGCCAGCGGATGATCGAGAAACATCACCTGGCCGAATCCGCGCAGTTCAGCGCTCAGAGCATTCGCCGTGTTCAGGTCGATGTTTGCCATCGGTGCGGACGGTTCGGCGAACAGCAACAGCACCCAGCTAATCACCACGAACGGCGAGGTGTAGGCCGGTATGGCGCGGCTGCGGTAAACGTGTTTGAGCCATTGCTGCGTCAACATCGCACTCAATCCTCCGGCCGCAAGAATCAGTGGCGGAAGCAAGGGCGACCAAGGGAAATACAGGCTCACCAGCAAGCCGAGCAAAACACCGTTGTAGCTGAACAGCCCGGCCTGGCGATCAGCCTTGGCGTAGTTGCGCCGTTGCGCGGTGAGCAAACCGGCGACGCCGCCGAGTAGCGCTCCGGCGAACAGCACCGGCGCCGTCAGCAGAATCGCCAACAGGCACAGCAGGCCGCACAGCGGATGACGCTGGAAGAAAATCTGACTGAAACCGTTGAGCAAAGCCTCGGCCCAGTCGGGGCAGTGGGTATTGAAATGATTGGCAGGCATGGGCAGTTCTGAAAGTCAGTGAAACCGAGTTGCCGGCATCGCCAGCAGGCTGGCTCCCACACTGAATCTCTGTTCAGTCTTGGTCTTGTGAGCAACCCAAAACCAATGTGGGAGCCAGCCCTGCTGGCGATGAGGGCAGTTGTTGCGCTCAAGCATTTTGATTGAAGGAATAACCGCTATTCCCGCAGCTGCTTTTTGAGCCTGAAACGATGTGGCTTAGATCAACGTCTCGATACGCAGCGAATTGGTCGACCCCGGCTGGCCAAACGGCACGCCGGCGGTGATCAGCAAAGTGTCACCACGCTCGGCCATGCCTTGCGCCTGGGCGATTTCCAGCGCGGTCGAGCAGACTTCGTCGACCTGACGCAGGCGATCGTTGACCACCGAATGAATGCCCCAGGCCACGCTCAAGCGCCGTGCCGTTTGCAGGTTCGGTGTCAGGTTGAGAATCGGCGCTTTCGGCCGTTCCCGCGCCGCACGCAGCGTTGACGCGCCCGACTCGCTGTAATTCACCAATACCGCGACCGGCAGCACGTTGCTGATCCGGCGGATCGCGCAACTGATCGCATCGGAGACGGTTGCCTCGGCTTTCGGTCGGCTGACGTCGAGTTGAGTTTGATAATCCGGACCGTTTTCCACTTGGCGGATAATCTTGCTCATCATCTGCACGGCTTCCAGCGGGTATTCGCCGGAGGCAGTTTCCGCTGACAACATCACCGCATCGGCACCTTCCGCCACGGCGTTGGCAACGTCGGTGACTTCGGCGCGGGTCGGGGCAGGGGAGAAGCGCATCGACTCGAGCATCTGCGTTGCCACCACCACCGGTTTGCCCAGTTCGCGGCAGGTGGTGATGATGTTTTTCTGAATCTGCGGCACGCTTTCGGCCGGCACTTCTACGCCGAGATCGCCGCGAGCGACCATGATCGCGTCGCTCAATTCAGCAATTTCGCGCAGCTGCTCGACGGCCGATGGCTTCTCTATTTTCGCCATCAGGAACGCCTTGTCGCCGATCAACGCGCGGGCTTCGACGATATCCTGCGGGCGCTGCACGAACGACAGCGCAACCCAGTCCACGCCCAGCTCCAGCCCGAAGCTTAGATCGCGGCGATCCTTGGCGGTCAACGGGCTGAGGTCCAGCACCGCTTGCGGCACATTCACGCCTTTGCGGTCCGACAATTCGCCGCCGTTGAGGACAGTGGTGTCGATCGCATCAGCGTACTTTGTGACCACGCGCAGGCGCAGTTTGCCGTCGTCGAGCAGTAGATCCATGCCCGCTTCAAGCGCGGCGATGATCTCCGGATGTGGAAGATTTACCCGACGTTCATCGCCCGGCGTCGCATCGAGATCCAGACGGAACGCCTGGCCGCGATGAAGCTGCACCTTACCGTCAGCGAATTTGCCGACGCGCAGTTTCGGCCCCTGCAAATCCATCAGGATGCCCAGCGGGTAATTGAGCTGGCGCTCGACTTCGCGGATCGATTGATAGCGCTTGGCGTGGTCGGCGTGATCGCCGTGGCTGAAGTTCAGCCGGAAAATGTTCACGCCGGCCTCGACCAGCTCGCGGATGTCTTCGATGCCGTCGACAGCAGGCCCGAGGGTGGCGAGGATTTTGACCTTTTTATCAGGCGTCATGATTTGCAGTTCTCTAGGATCAGGATGGCGCGGAAGTCGTTGACGTTGGTGCGGGTCGGCTCGGTGACGATCAGCGCATCGAGCGCCTGGAAGTAGCCGTAGCCGTTGTTGTTATCCAGCTCATCGCTGGCGCTCAGGCCCAGTGCAGCGGCGCGGGCGTAGCTGTCCGGGGTCATGATCGCGCCGGCGTTGTCTTCCGAGCCGTCGATGCCGTCGGTGTCGCCGGCCAGCGCGTAGACACCGGCCTGCCCCTTGAGGCTGTCGGTGAGGCTGAGGAGGAATTCAGCGTTGCGTCCGCCACGGCCATTGCCGCGTACGGTCACGGTGGTTTCGCCGCCGGAGAGAATCACGCACGGCGCCGCCAGGGGCTGGCCATGGTTGATGATCTGGCGGGCGATGCC
This window of the Pseudomonas fluorescens genome carries:
- a CDS encoding ion transporter, encoding MDSSNNWRERLFVMIFQSDTPAGRRFDGILLLIILASLVIVMLDSIDSVHRNYADVLAYIEWGFTAIFLGEYILRLYCSPKPLRYAFSFYGLVDLLAIVPGILALYYSDAQYLLIIRIIRMLRIFRVLKLSPYLKQANYLMSALRGSKQKIVVFLVSVCTLVTVFGTLMYVIEGPEHGFTSIPKGIYWAIVTLTTVGFGDIVPKTPLGQVISSLVMITGYSIIAVPTGIFTAELANAMRGEQLQHDCPVCKKNSHEQSAAYCSRCGNPLFKKLE
- the pyk gene encoding pyruvate kinase encodes the protein MTPDKKVKILATLGPAVDGIEDIRELVEAGVNIFRLNFSHGDHADHAKRYQSIREVERQLNYPLGILMDLQGPKLRVGKFADGKVQLHRGQAFRLDLDATPGDERRVNLPHPEIIAALEAGMDLLLDDGKLRLRVVTKYADAIDTTVLNGGELSDRKGVNVPQAVLDLSPLTAKDRRDLSFGLELGVDWVALSFVQRPQDIVEARALIGDKAFLMAKIEKPSAVEQLREIAELSDAIMVARGDLGVEVPAESVPQIQKNIITTCRELGKPVVVATQMLESMRFSPAPTRAEVTDVANAVAEGADAVMLSAETASGEYPLEAVQMMSKIIRQVENGPDYQTQLDVSRPKAEATVSDAISCAIRRISNVLPVAVLVNYSESGASTLRAARERPKAPILNLTPNLQTARRLSVAWGIHSVVNDRLRQVDEVCSTALEIAQAQGMAERGDTLLITAGVPFGQPGSTNSLRIETLI
- a CDS encoding urea transporter, which translates into the protein MPANHFNTHCPDWAEALLNGFSQIFFQRHPLCGLLCLLAILLTAPVLFAGALLGGVAGLLTAQRRNYAKADRQAGLFSYNGVLLGLLVSLYFPWSPLLPPLILAAGGLSAMLTQQWLKHVYRSRAIPAYTSPFVVISWVLLLFAEPSAPMANIDLNTANALSAELRGFGQVMFLDHPLAGALIACGLLIADRRAFCWALLASAIGLGSSLLHHEMSAALLGLGSYNAVLAALAFSAQRQQPWLPLLGIVLALLVTPLFAAIGLATLTAPFILACWLIRAGIQMLGKASLAHEPCAHGENQPRLR